The window CCTGTAATCCTGTATTGCCGACGACTATGCCGGAGAGTAAACGACCATTATATGTTGTCTCAGGCTCGTAACCTAGTGTGCAATTGGATTAACTCACCATTCACCGCTATTGGGCATTGACGCCCAAGGCTCGATGACCTCCAATGCTTCACCTATTTGGAGTAACTCAATAGATATATTGTCGGGTGAGCGTACAAAGGCCATGCGCCCGTCACGTGGTGGTCGATTGATAATCACGCCGGCTTTTTGCAAGGTCTCACAGGTTTGAAAAATATTATCTACTTGAAAAGCAAGATGCCCAAAATTTCGACCCCCTGTGTAGTCTTCAGGCTCCCAGTTGTGGGTTAATTCCAGCATCGGACAATCGGTGCGTCCATAGCGCTCGATATCATCCGGCGTGGCTAAAAATACCAAGGTAAATTTTCCTTTGGGATAATCATTGCGCCGTACTTCTTGTAAACCCAATTGCTCACAATAGAACCTTATGGAAGCGTCCAGATCAGTCACGCGCAACATGCTGTGTAAATATTTCATAAATTTTCCGTTTCTGATGGTCTGTGCATTCAAAATTTACCGGCGTCGGTGCTAATTTGCCATGATAAGAATTTTTTTGGCTTTTCACAATGACCGGTACATTCAATATGGTGCCGGAAAGAGGATTCGAACCTCCGACCTCCGCATTACGAATGCGCTGCTCTACCAACTGAGCTATCCCGGCATGAATGAATGTTTAGCGAGTTGCGGTTTTATTGCCAATGCGGACCAGAATGTCTACGCCCTTGGTTTCCAGCTCTGGCGGGAGCTCTGGGAGATAATTGATACTGATATCCTGGTGTTTGATATCGGATAGCTCACCCGTGTCTTCGTTGTAAAAGTGATGATGCGATTCGGTCACAGAATCGTAGATGGCGGTTTGGTCATTGATCTTCACTTCCTGGATCAAACCGTGCTTCAGAAAACTTTTCAAGGTGTTATAGACCGTGGCTTTTGAGGCATTGTTGGCCCCGGCAATAACCTTTTGCAAAACCTCTTCAGCACACAGGTGTTGTGGCTTATTTAATAACACTTCGCCAATCGCCACGCGCTGCGCCGTAGGGGTTAAACCGTGGGCACGAATGAGCTCGGTGATCTCTTGTCGATTGCGCTGAAAATCAAACATACCCAGATTATACAAATATTTCTGTGGCTCGGTGAAAAAATAAGCCTATTTCCGCCATCGAAATCTACTGCTGTGAACGTGTCAGTTTTGTCTGACGTCTGCATCAAGCGTATCTGACAGATTTACTGCTTGTGTTTGAATAGAATGGCGCTGTTCATGGATTGAACCTTTACAAAACAGGGAGTAACTATGTCAGATTCAGGTCTATATACTGTTCAACTCAACAGCAACACACAAAGCGGTACCACGTTTATCCAATTATTAGTGGTGCTGGTGATCAGCGCAATCATCTCGGGATTGGCACTCCCTGCCTATGCCAACCTGTTGACCAGCCAGCAACGCAGCGCCGCCATGAATGCCTTTCAGCATACTTTATTCAGTGCAAAATTCGAGGCCAATAAAACCCTGGAAAATATCGTCATTTGCCCAAGCCAGGATGCGCATTCCTGCCAACCCGGTTCTTACGATTATTCTTATGGCTGGATCATGTTCATCAACCGCGATAAAGATTACCCGGTCAAGCGCGATTTGAACGAGGAACTCCTGTATGCCACGCAATTTGATCTGAGTAAGTTTGAGCTGGTCGCGAATCGACAGGCGTTTACCTTCAAACCCTTACCCAAACGCAGCACCAACGGTACTTTGATGTTTTGTCCGCAGGAAAAATTTATAAAAACGCATAATTATCAGGCGCTTATCATCAGTTACACCGGTCGGCCCAGATTATCGAAGCAAATAACGCAAACGCACAAAAATATTTGTGATTAAGCGGGAATGATCAGGATTGAACCAATGTGTTCCAGATGTGAAACAAAACGATATGTCATTATTTGACATTTTGCTTATTGAATACAACCGTCCGTCCTTTAATTTCAACCGTTAGTCACTGTAAAACCCTTATTAAGCCCTAAAATTTAAGCTTTAGTCACAGAATGGAATTTAAAAACAGTGCACTCAAGATCGAGGCAGACGGAATGAGACTTGGCGGGCTAAAAAACAAGCAGTACGGCTTCAACATAGTTGAGCTGATGACCATAGTTTTGGTTGTAGGGATAATTGCGGCCATCTCCGCCCCGAGCTATGAAGCCTTTATCAAAAACCAGGCCATTGCTTCTGTGAGCACAGAGGTTATAACCGCTTTTCAACTTGCCCGCACCGAGGCCATCAAACGCAGCGTCCCGGTCAAGGTCTGTTTTCGCAACAAGATCAGCAATGTCGATTGTGAAGATCCGCATCTGGGCTCATCGAATATCAACGAAATAATTATTTTTGTGGACACCAATGCCGATGACGTGCTCGACACGGGAGAAGAGACTATTTACACCAGCAGTGAATTGAACGACAAGGTCAGTTTGATCCAGGTCGCCAATAATAATGTTGGCGGTAGTATTTTATACAACCAAAAAGGCGGCGCGACCTTCGAGGCCGGTGACTCCCAGACTTCGGCCTACATTGCTATATGTGATGACCGTGCTTTGAATCGATTCGGGCGCCTGATCACTTTGAGTGCAACCGGTAGAGCGACATTAAGCACTTTACCGGATGGCTATGTGGTGACCTGCACATGAATACCATGATCCCAAAAATGCAGTTCGTGTCACACTCTCGGGGTTTCACCCTGATAGAAACCCTGGTGGCACTATTGGTGATCTCTACCGGAATTCTGGCTTTTGCTTTGTTGCAAGTGGAAAGTTTGAAAGCAACCCACACCTCCATGCAACGCACCAAGGCCATACATTTCGCCACCGATATCATTGAACGTATGCGCGCCAACAAAGCTGCGGTGTCTGCCGGTCAATACAATGCCTCAACTGCCGCCCCGGGTGCCAATGCCCCGTTTAATTGTTCCGATGCCGACGGCACCGACGCCATTGATTGCAATGCCTTTCAATTGGCCAGCTTTGACGTCTGGGAATGGAAAACCGCCTTGTCGGATACCACCGCGAGCAAATCCGGCATCGTGAACGGGCTGGCCTCGATCAATAATACAGACACGGTGTCACCCTACAATGTCACCATCACTATTACCTGGAATGACCAGGAACGTAACAGCAGTTATGTTCTGGATACGGTGATATTTTGATGAATACCTTTGACACAAGCACATTGGCAAAATGGAAAACCCAGCAAGGGTTCAATCTGATCGAGCTGATGATATCGGTAACGATCGGATCCTTCCTGATCCTGGCAGCGGCTTATGCCTTTCAACAAGCAAAAAACAGTTACCTGATCAATGAAAATGTCGCCCGCCTGCAAGAACAGGCTCAGTTTGTTCTGGATGGTCTGGACGAAGACCTGCGTCACGCCAATTTCTGGGGCAAACACAATAGTGTGAATGCCATGACCATTGGCGCGACCATTACCGGTGCGATCAACAATGATTGTAACGATCCGGCCGACACCAGTTTTAACGGCTGGGCCTTGAACATTCCCCAGGGCATTCACGGCACCAATAATATCTACCCACCATGGGGCACGGGCTGTATCACGGCTGCGGATTTTGTCGCCAATACAGATTCCCTGGTTATCCGGCATGCCGATACCGCGGAAGTGGCGGATGCGGACCTGGAAGCCGGCAAGATCTATATCTCGAGTCTGGAAACCCCCTTGGGTGTGGTCTTCAAAGGAACGACACCACCACTCTCAACCGGCACCGAAGCCAAAACCTTTGAAATGGTCTCACATGGTTATTACGTACGCGATTGGGCCTACACAGCCAATGACAATATTCCCATGCTCAGACGCATAACTCTGGTGGATGGTGGCGCTGAACCTTCCGTGGCCGATAACGAATTTGCGGTGGGCGTTGAAGATCTACAAATCGAGTTTGGCATCGATACCTCGTCTTTGGGCAGTCCCGGACGTGGCTCGATAAATCGCTATGTCGCACCGGACAATGCAGTATTGAACAACCCCGGTGTCACCATACGCTCGGTCAGAGTGTGGCTGTTAATGCGTTCGCAGTTTCCCGAACAGAATTACACCAACACCACCACCTACGCTTATGGCGACAAGAACGGGCTGAGTGCGTACACCCCGGATGATGCATTCCGACGTTTACTCGTCAGTCGTACATACCAGATACGCAACATGGAGATCTAGCGAATTGCTATTAGTGAAAAATGAAAATTAACCAAAACAAAATAATTAATCAGCAGCAAGGCTCAACCTTGTTCATATGTCTGGTCATGCTGCTTGCGATCAGCATCGTCAGCCTGGCTGGCATGAAAAATTCGGTGCTGGAACTGGTCATTGCCAATAACAAACAACAGTTCAATAATACCTTTCAGGCGGCCGAAGCGGTAATAGATGCACGCCTGAATGCCTTGTCGGTGACACTCGATGGGTCGGAAGTTCCGGATGCCGAAAAAACCACCCTGGCACAAACCACCGATGTTTTCAGCAGTGCCGACACCAGTAAAAAAATTGCCACCGTCAACACCCGGGTGTTTTACCGCACCGAGGGACCATCCCTGGGCTGGGACATCAACAAAGGCGTCGCCCATCACTTTCAGATGGAAGCCGTGGCAACCGCACCTGCAAAAAATGCAGTGGCCAATTACCGCATCGGGTTTTACGTAGTTGCGCCATCAACCAAATGACAACCAAATGAAGAGACAGACAACAATTTAATTTTTAAACCATGGAATAAGCTAATTTCGCATCGAGAATATTATGAAAACTCTCACCACAAACTGGACACAACGGATTCTGACCTTATTTAAGCAATTGGCTCTGCTTGCCTTATTTCCCTGTGTGCTCTTCACTGCGGCCACCTACGCCGACGACACCGAGATCTTTGTCAAGAGTTCCACCTATGAAGGCGCTGCACCAAACGTGTTGATCATGCTGGATTCTTCCTCGAGCATGAACCAGAGCATTGAATACGTCGATGGCTACGACGCTACAGTTGCAACACCGGCGGCGGCCTCTGCGCCCTGTGACGAAAGCAAGATCTATGTCAAAACCGGCACCAACAACCAATTACCCTCTTGTGGCAACAACTCCGACACCATTTTGGTGTCGGCCATGCGCTGTCGGGACATTGTCGAGTTCATGCTGGAGGTCGGCTCGCTGAATGACCGTGTGCATCAATGGGATGAAGACAGTGGTACCTGGGGTGCGTTTGGGCACGCCAGTAACGCCAATATGGAAACTGCTCCGATCGAATGTTTGAACGACCAGGGCAAACACGGTGATTTACAGATATTAACAGCAGCAAGTGGTCAGGTTGAATTGGACACTACCACCTTCCCGATAAAAACCACCCCAGATCCTTACATCACAAATTCAGGACCGGTGGACCCTGACAGTAATATTAAAGCCGCCTGGTCAGAAACCGAAGACACCAGTATTGTCTGGGGTGATGACAAGTTCGTGACTTTCTACACCGGGCATTTCCTGAATTATGCCCATTACGTCATTGACAACAAAAATGATCCGGCCTTTGCCGATGCCTATCACAGCACCAGCGGTGTGCAACTCGCTATCACCGCTATGTCCCAGATCGTTGATGAATACGATGATTTCAATATGGGTATTGCCCGCTACAACGCAGGTGGTAATAAAACGGCGTCAATATTAATGCCCGTAGTACCACTGGATGACTCCGAGACCAAGTTAGAAATAATTGGGAATTACATCGAGGCATTTGGTAAAAAAGATGGCACTATTCTGCCAAATTCCAGACCGACAGCCAATTACGTGACCACCGAAGACAACAGTTTTTCCGGGGGCCAGCCTATGGCATCTGGCCAATATGAGGCGTATCGTTACTTTAGAGGGCTTTCACCGCATGGCGGTGGGACTGCCTCACAAAATTTCACCTTGCTTGACGCGGATCCACAACCACATCCTCCCACCACAAATATCCCGTCAGCAATTGACTCTAATGGCGAATACATTTCTCCGATCGATGCGATAGACGGTGTTTGCCAGGGGAATTACGTCTTATATCTAACTGCCTCAGGCACATCGTCGGATCAAACTGCCCCTCAGATCAATGATGCCATCGGCTGGACCGCGGATGGTACCCAACATGAATTGGAAGGGAATCATGGTAAATGTGGACAAGGCAATGATGAATGTCTGGATGACCTGACCCAGTTCATGTATGAACACGATCTGCGCGATGACATTGCAAATGGTATTGACGAGAACGGTGACCCGGTTTTGCAAAACGTGACCACTTACGGTATTTCCATAAACGCCAGTGCCGAGGACCTTGACGAAGCCGCCGTTCTGGGCGGTGGTAAATTCCGTAAGGCTGAAAACCCTGGAGCCATCACCGCTTTATTGCGTGAAGTGCTGAACGAGATAATTGGCCAAAACACCACCTTTGTCGCCCCGTCCATCTCTGTGAATAACTTCAACCGCCTCGAGAACCGCGACGAATTGTATT of the Gammaproteobacteria bacterium genome contains:
- a CDS encoding prepilin-type N-terminal cleavage/methylation domain-containing protein, with the translated sequence MNTFDTSTLAKWKTQQGFNLIELMISVTIGSFLILAAAYAFQQAKNSYLINENVARLQEQAQFVLDGLDEDLRHANFWGKHNSVNAMTIGATITGAINNDCNDPADTSFNGWALNIPQGIHGTNNIYPPWGTGCITAADFVANTDSLVIRHADTAEVADADLEAGKIYISSLETPLGVVFKGTTPPLSTGTEAKTFEMVSHGYYVRDWAYTANDNIPMLRRITLVDGGAEPSVADNEFAVGVEDLQIEFGIDTSSLGSPGRGSINRYVAPDNAVLNNPGVTIRSVRVWLLMRSQFPEQNYTNTTTYAYGDKNGLSAYTPDDAFRRLLVSRTYQIRNMEI
- a CDS encoding lactoylglutathione lyase; this encodes MKYLHSMLRVTDLDASIRFYCEQLGLQEVRRNDYPKGKFTLVFLATPDDIERYGRTDCPMLELTHNWEPEDYTGGRNFGHLAFQVDNIFQTCETLQKAGVIINRPPRDGRMAFVRSPDNISIELLQIGEALEVIEPWASMPNSGEW
- a CDS encoding transcriptional repressor: MFDFQRNRQEITELIRAHGLTPTAQRVAIGEVLLNKPQHLCAEEVLQKVIAGANNASKATVYNTLKSFLKHGLIQEVKINDQTAIYDSVTESHHHFYNEDTGELSDIKHQDISINYLPELPPELETKGVDILVRIGNKTATR
- the pilV gene encoding type IV pilus modification protein PilV, with the protein product MNTMIPKMQFVSHSRGFTLIETLVALLVISTGILAFALLQVESLKATHTSMQRTKAIHFATDIIERMRANKAAVSAGQYNASTAAPGANAPFNCSDADGTDAIDCNAFQLASFDVWEWKTALSDTTASKSGIVNGLASINNTDTVSPYNVTITITWNDQERNSSYVLDTVIF